From Paenibacillus sp. V4I7, one genomic window encodes:
- a CDS encoding sensor histidine kinase translates to MGLRKLYRNYLKNNLFMKLLLLFSLITVITIISFSYFMYHSMSQAAINRELDIQKKAMTNVNNYLGGKYDSAQSIVFGLYRDSSLAAGISFMLQHPFQEYVQHGLEQYNLGGNSTWNAGLQYFKNRVEDDQDIRSLMLYSVDQQTLYVLDHNRQLKIVPTNAAHSYIPEVMALDTKSVTLPNIWVREAAGQWDNHLYSIRTPINDKQTLKNIGQQVVYFSSDGIWKILTNDKEDLKGTILVLSPDGGVLFDSSDQYYGEPYPFMNQVNSLYENSGSNQSGYVTKLTQSKGDFIVVGIIPKNELEASSRRIGSTIFMISAICIFFAILIPSLVVLNVSKRTNQIIRFTRKVKQGDLNARIPDEREDELGQISRSFNEMIEELNQYIDRVYKADIKQKHTELTALQARVNPHFLYNTLEVIRMRAISHGAHDVGEMIYSLSALFRSLVQQKKIYTLKDELEACRLYLELFQIRYKDKFTYSIEWDRKLAPTRVMKMSLQPVIENYIVHGLRSECTDNELHIRVKQTDEFLHAQVEDNGNGITPERLSELESFLQAEETEGESFGLRSINQRLKLLYGSKFGVKLFSEPGKGTVVDIWLPMDDGKEVYDV, encoded by the coding sequence ATGGGGTTACGCAAGCTGTACCGAAATTACTTGAAAAATAACTTATTTATGAAGCTGCTTCTGCTATTCTCCTTGATAACTGTCATTACGATTATTTCGTTTTCTTATTTCATGTATCATTCGATGTCGCAAGCGGCGATTAATCGTGAGCTGGATATACAGAAGAAGGCAATGACGAACGTGAACAATTATTTGGGGGGGAAATACGATTCAGCGCAGTCTATCGTGTTCGGCTTATATCGGGATAGTTCGCTTGCCGCGGGCATCTCTTTCATGCTGCAGCACCCGTTCCAAGAGTATGTACAGCATGGTCTGGAGCAATACAATTTAGGCGGCAACAGCACGTGGAATGCCGGCCTGCAATATTTTAAAAATCGGGTGGAAGATGACCAAGATATTCGCAGTCTGATGCTGTACAGCGTGGATCAACAGACCTTATACGTGCTAGATCATAACCGGCAATTGAAGATCGTTCCTACGAATGCAGCCCACTCCTACATTCCTGAAGTCATGGCGCTTGATACCAAGAGCGTTACCTTGCCGAATATATGGGTTCGTGAAGCCGCAGGTCAATGGGATAACCATCTGTACTCGATTAGGACACCCATCAACGACAAGCAAACCTTGAAAAATATAGGGCAACAGGTCGTGTACTTCAGCTCAGACGGCATTTGGAAGATTCTGACCAATGATAAGGAAGATTTAAAGGGGACGATTCTCGTTCTATCACCGGATGGAGGCGTCCTATTTGATTCTTCGGATCAGTATTATGGCGAACCCTATCCTTTCATGAATCAGGTTAATTCGTTATACGAGAATAGCGGCTCGAATCAAAGTGGATATGTGACGAAGCTGACGCAGAGTAAAGGGGACTTTATTGTCGTTGGTATCATTCCGAAGAATGAACTTGAAGCATCCTCAAGGCGAATTGGAAGCACGATCTTTATGATTAGCGCGATATGTATTTTTTTCGCCATTCTGATTCCTTCTCTGGTTGTACTGAATGTCTCTAAACGCACCAACCAGATCATTCGCTTTACACGGAAGGTTAAACAAGGCGATCTGAATGCACGAATTCCGGATGAGCGAGAGGACGAGCTGGGACAAATTTCTCGCAGCTTTAATGAAATGATTGAAGAGTTGAATCAATATATCGATAGGGTGTATAAGGCGGATATTAAGCAGAAGCATACAGAGTTAACGGCTCTGCAAGCTCGCGTCAATCCTCATTTTTTATACAATACACTAGAAGTCATTCGGATGCGGGCAATCTCTCATGGGGCGCATGACGTTGGTGAAATGATTTACAGCTTATCGGCATTATTCCGAAGCCTGGTACAGCAGAAAAAGATATACACCCTGAAGGATGAGCTGGAAGCCTGTCGCTTATACCTAGAGCTGTTCCAAATTCGCTATAAGGACAAGTTCACGTATTCGATCGAGTGGGATCGGAAGCTGGCACCTACACGTGTAATGAAAATGTCACTGCAGCCTGTAATTGAGAATTACATCGTACATGGCTTGCGAAGCGAATGCACCGACAATGAGCTTCATATTCGTGTGAAACAAACGGATGAGTTTCTTCATGCGCAAGTGGAAGACAACGGGAACGGCATTACGCCTGAGCGTTTGAGCGAGCTGGAGTCATTCTTACAAGCAGAGGAAACCGAAGGGGAATCCTTCGGCCTGCGGAGCATCAATCAACGCCTCAAGCTGCTCTACGGCAGCAAGTTTGGCGTAAAATTATTTAGTGAACCTGGCAAAGGAACGGTAGTCGACATATGGCTGCCTATGGACGACGGAAAAGAGGTTTATGATGTTTAG
- the murQ gene encoding N-acetylmuramic acid 6-phosphate etherase — protein sequence MVQQVNQTVTEQRNAKSSHLDRLTVREIVTLMNEEDQTVALSVNGAIPQISDATEAVVEAMTRGGRLFYIGAGTSGRLGVLDASECPPTFGVEPELVNGIIAGGEIAIRSAVENAEDDEEAGTRAIADVARAGDVVIGITASGTAPYVIGAIREANRLGLLTIGISCNQDTQLSAVVKYPIEVPVGPEIITGSTRLKAGTAQKMVLNMISTTVMIQMGKVYGNLMVNVQATNKKLRDRTVRIIQEATGANEETARRVGMEAKGDARVAILMLMFNVSREKALDALVQVNDHFGNAVKQLEQAQ from the coding sequence GTGGTACAACAAGTTAATCAAACGGTTACCGAGCAGAGAAATGCAAAGTCAAGTCACCTTGACCGACTGACTGTTCGGGAGATCGTGACGCTAATGAATGAAGAAGACCAAACGGTAGCTCTCTCCGTAAACGGAGCTATACCTCAAATCTCTGATGCAACTGAAGCGGTGGTCGAAGCGATGACTCGCGGCGGCCGACTTTTCTACATTGGAGCTGGAACCAGTGGCCGTCTCGGCGTTCTAGATGCATCCGAATGCCCGCCTACGTTCGGTGTTGAGCCGGAGCTTGTGAACGGTATTATTGCTGGAGGAGAAATAGCCATTCGTTCAGCTGTAGAGAATGCTGAAGATGATGAAGAAGCTGGTACACGTGCGATAGCAGATGTTGCACGAGCAGGTGATGTGGTCATCGGTATTACAGCAAGCGGAACTGCTCCCTATGTGATCGGCGCCATACGAGAGGCTAACCGGTTGGGTCTATTGACGATCGGCATTAGCTGTAACCAAGATACGCAGCTAAGTGCAGTTGTGAAATATCCGATCGAGGTGCCCGTCGGACCTGAGATTATTACGGGGTCGACAAGGTTAAAGGCGGGAACGGCGCAAAAAATGGTTCTCAACATGATCTCCACGACCGTGATGATTCAGATGGGTAAAGTTTATGGTAATCTGATGGTAAATGTGCAGGCGACGAATAAGAAGCTTAGGGATCGTACCGTGCGGATTATTCAAGAGGCGACTGGCGCTAATGAAGAAACAGCCCGCCGCGTCGGAATGGAAGCTAAAGGAGACGCAAGAGTCGCGATTCTGATGCTGATGTTCAACGTAAGCCGTGAGAAAGCTTTGGATGCGCTTGTACAAGTAAATGATCATTTCGGTAATGCTGTAAAGCAGCTCGAACAAGCTCAATAA
- a CDS encoding response regulator transcription factor, translating into MMFRVFLVDDEPFIIEGLYDIIDWAEAGLEIVGHASNGQRALDALKETSVDILLTDISMPVMTGLDLIRHARMVHPNLKVIVLSGFDEFTYLKEGMQLGIENYLLKPINIQELKATLHNTVEKLNTFEETRQVQAYSKQILKDNTLHRWLTHQIAPLEFYERADLLGMNLDRAYMIASVLRATSDAAEIFEFISDRVQSYDWITSFFDMDGDIVLLAAMDDADRGRTDLTALLQQLQADLQDRPLRISIGSVELLPEQAGQSYAAAKKAQEYFWVYPELNMIDYTDLAMKQDNRKVDFSIIDWPVYAKLIIAKDQENLREQIQSDFKQIRAIPGITPHDFQNIAFEMIIHFKLEIKAIRHTEELDVYNHAFHQIRSAVTLEELETAILEIAHTTIGFLISDVRSPIVQQVLKYIHQSYAEELSLKMLGAHYHIHPVYLGQLFHKEINETFTEYINRYRIEKAKELLKTTNLKVHVIANDVGYSELGYFYKQFKKYVGISPTDYRGLL; encoded by the coding sequence ATGATGTTTAGGGTTTTTCTTGTGGATGACGAGCCTTTCATTATCGAAGGGTTGTATGACATTATTGATTGGGCCGAAGCAGGGTTGGAAATTGTCGGACATGCCAGCAATGGGCAGAGGGCTTTGGATGCCCTGAAGGAAACATCGGTGGATATATTGTTGACGGATATTTCCATGCCGGTGATGACCGGTTTGGATCTGATTCGCCATGCCCGAATGGTTCATCCCAATTTGAAAGTCATCGTGCTCAGCGGTTTCGATGAGTTTACCTATTTAAAAGAGGGCATGCAGCTCGGCATCGAAAATTACCTGCTGAAGCCTATCAACATTCAAGAGCTGAAGGCAACGCTTCACAACACTGTCGAGAAGCTGAATACGTTCGAAGAGACACGACAGGTTCAGGCCTATAGCAAACAAATATTGAAAGATAACACCCTTCATCGTTGGTTAACCCATCAGATTGCGCCTTTGGAATTCTACGAACGCGCGGACCTTCTAGGCATGAATCTCGATCGTGCCTACATGATAGCTTCTGTACTCCGAGCGACATCTGATGCTGCCGAGATTTTCGAGTTTATCTCCGATCGGGTGCAATCCTATGATTGGATCACGTCATTCTTCGATATGGATGGCGATATCGTTCTGCTTGCAGCTATGGATGATGCCGACCGCGGCAGAACGGATTTGACCGCTCTGCTTCAGCAGCTTCAGGCTGATCTTCAAGATCGTCCTCTCCGCATATCTATCGGCAGTGTAGAGCTTCTGCCTGAACAAGCTGGACAAAGCTATGCGGCCGCGAAGAAAGCGCAGGAGTATTTCTGGGTATATCCGGAATTGAACATGATTGATTATACGGACCTTGCGATGAAGCAAGACAATCGAAAGGTTGATTTCTCCATCATTGACTGGCCGGTCTACGCGAAACTAATTATTGCCAAAGATCAAGAAAATTTGCGCGAGCAAATTCAAAGCGACTTCAAACAAATTCGAGCGATTCCGGGTATTACGCCGCACGATTTTCAGAATATCGCATTTGAGATGATCATTCATTTCAAGCTGGAGATCAAAGCGATTCGCCATACCGAGGAACTAGATGTCTATAATCACGCTTTTCACCAAATCAGGAGCGCAGTTACGTTGGAAGAGCTGGAAACGGCCATCCTCGAAATTGCCCATACGACTATCGGTTTCTTAATTTCAGACGTTCGAAGTCCGATTGTGCAGCAGGTTTTAAAATATATCCATCAGTCCTATGCGGAAGAGCTATCGCTCAAAATGCTGGGGGCGCACTATCATATTCACCCCGTTTACTTGGGTCAATTGTTCCATAAGGAGATTAATGAGACTTTTACGGAATATATCAATCGCTACCGTATAGAGAAAGCAAAGGAACTGTTAAAGACAACGAATTTGAAGGTTCATGTTATTGCCAATGACGTGGGCTATTCGGAATTAGGTTACTTTTATAAACAATTTAAAAAGTATGTGGGAATCTCCCCAACGGATTACAGAGGATTGCTCTAG
- a CDS encoding N-acetylglucosamine kinase, translating to MAETRYIGIDGGGTKTVSILGDAEGNILAESRGESSSVKSRPWEDVQRVLLTLIQDVIDQSGTEMSQLGGIFLGLAGSDRPEDRKRISDWLQTELPEGVPITVHNDAVTALAAGTWGQKGIALISGTGSIAYGFDPATGEFVRVGGWGYLLGDEGSGFDLGRKALVAVMRAYDGRGEPTALTGLVLERWSLQHPGQLINTIYGQDNVRTAIADGSKLVMRAAADGDPIAVKLVEEAIQELEELVKTVITSMEKQQTIEVSDSPHLAKNTIPLVITGGLFSDQMFEHRFMQTPLMLSGMFDVRLLERPPVIGAYLLALQERGFELTEVRKQRIAAFVFRK from the coding sequence ATGGCTGAAACTAGATATATTGGAATTGACGGCGGAGGGACCAAAACGGTAAGTATTCTCGGCGATGCGGAAGGTAACATTTTGGCTGAAAGCCGCGGAGAATCCAGCAGCGTGAAGTCCCGTCCATGGGAAGATGTTCAGCGAGTTCTGCTCACACTCATCCAAGACGTAATAGATCAATCAGGTACGGAGATGTCCCAGTTAGGTGGGATCTTCCTTGGGCTGGCTGGGAGTGACCGTCCCGAAGACCGGAAACGGATCAGTGACTGGCTGCAAACCGAATTGCCGGAAGGTGTTCCGATCACCGTGCACAATGACGCAGTGACTGCTTTGGCCGCTGGTACTTGGGGACAGAAGGGGATTGCGCTCATTTCAGGCACGGGCTCGATCGCATATGGATTCGATCCGGCGACGGGCGAATTTGTAAGAGTCGGAGGCTGGGGTTATTTACTCGGTGATGAAGGAAGCGGGTTTGATCTTGGGCGGAAAGCGCTAGTGGCCGTTATGCGGGCGTATGACGGCCGAGGGGAGCCTACAGCTTTAACAGGATTAGTGCTTGAACGTTGGTCCTTACAGCATCCTGGGCAATTGATCAACACCATTTATGGCCAGGATAATGTACGGACCGCGATTGCGGATGGATCTAAGCTCGTCATGCGGGCTGCAGCAGATGGGGATCCGATTGCTGTTAAGCTCGTGGAAGAAGCAATTCAGGAGTTAGAAGAGCTCGTAAAGACTGTTATAACTTCCATGGAGAAACAACAGACGATTGAGGTAAGCGATAGCCCTCACTTAGCTAAGAATACAATTCCTCTTGTGATAACAGGTGGCTTATTTTCAGATCAAATGTTCGAGCATCGCTTTATGCAAACACCGTTGATGCTGTCCGGCATGTTTGATGTCCGGCTGCTCGAACGCCCACCAGTGATTGGAGCCTATCTTCTTGCCTTGCAGGAACGGGGCTTCGAGTTAACGGAAGTAAGGAAACAACGGATAGCAGCGTTTGTCTTTCGTAAATAG